A genome region from Heptranchias perlo isolate sHepPer1 chromosome 32, sHepPer1.hap1, whole genome shotgun sequence includes the following:
- the LOC137301116 gene encoding adaptin ear-binding coat-associated protein 2-like — protein MAEGGYESVLCVKPEVHVYRIPPRATNRGYRAADWKLDQPDWTGRLRITAKGNVAYIKLEDKNSGELFAQAPVDQFPGIAVESVVDSSRYFVIRIEDGNGRRAFIGIGFVDRGDAFDFNVGLQDHFKWVKQQSELAKQAQNPDSGPKLDLGFKEGQTIKLSIGNVRKKENSSTKPRVTGSAGGIGLLPPPPGAKAPILLAPPGSQGVQVPVTQQPTEPLAAELLGGFNAPNQSPLPASHAATTDLWGDFATAPSSATSQVAQSANWVQF, from the exons ATGGCGGAAGGCGGTTATGAGTCAGTGCTCTGTGTGAAACCAGAGGTTCATGTTTACAGGATCCCGCCAAGAGCAACGAACCGGGGTTACAG AGCTGCAGATTGGAAGTTGGACCAACCTGACTGGACTGGGAGACTCCGGATAACAGCGAAAGGAAATGTTGCTTACATTAAATTGGAAGACAAGAATTCAG GAGAGTTGTTTGCACAGGCGCCAGTGGATCAGTTTCCCGGGATTGCGGTGGAGAGTGTTGTTGACTCCAGCAGATACTTTGTAATTCGCATTGAAGATGGAAATG GGCGACGTGCGTTCATCGGCATTGGATTTGTAGACCGGGGAGATGCTTTTGATTTTAATGTTGGTCTCCAGGACCACTTCAA ATGGGTTAAGCAACAAAGTGAACTCGCCAAACAAGCTCAGAACCCAGACTCTGGACCCAAGTTGGACTTGGGATTTAAAGAGGGACAGACCATCAAGCTAAGTATTGGG AACGTAAGGAAGAAGGAAAATTCATCAACTAAGCCTCGTGTAACAGGTAGTGCTGGTGGAATAGGTCTACTCCCACCTCCTCCAGGGGCTAAAGCCCCAATACTGCTCGCACCGCCTGGGTCACAGGGCGTGCAGGTTCCAGTGACGCAACAGCCTACGGAGCCACTTGCTGCAG AATTACTCGGAGGCTTTAACGCCCCTAATCAGTCTCCCCTTCCGGCTTCTCATGCTGCCACAACTGATCTGTGGGGAGACTTTGCAACGGCACCCAG CTCTGCTACAAGCCAAGTGGCCCAGAGCGCCAATTGGGTTCAGTTTTGA